From the Halobacterium zhouii genome, the window GAAACCGTTTTGGGTCTGCCGCGGGAGCGTTCGGGTATGGCAGAGATGGAAGACCGCTCGGGGCGGGACTGGGTTCACGACCCGGACGGGGAGAAGGGCAGCGAGGGCGGCCGGAACTACGGCATGGCCGTGCTCTCGAAGATGGTCGACGAAGACGAGGACTTCCCGCTCCGGAAGGCGGAGTTCGTCTCGGAGTTCGGCGACTGGCCGGTGCGGCTCAACCACCGGAAAGTGGTCTCCGTGGAGGACATCTTCGAGCACGTCACCGAGGAGGAGTTCGAGACGAAGGTGGCGTTCCACAAGGCGACCGGCGACGCGATGCGGGGCGCGGACCTCTGGGAGTACCACCCGGGCGAGTAGCGAACGGCGTCGGCGCTGTTGTTCCTAGCGTTCGAGCGGTTCGTCGTCCTCGCGGGCGACCCAGGCCGCCATCTCGGAGGACTCGGCCTGCACTTTCTCCTCTAGGAGGTTCACGGCGACGGAGTTCGCGCCCTCCGGGATGATGATGTCGGCGTCGGACTTCGTGGGTTCGATGAACTGCTCGTGCATCGGTTTCACCGTCGAGAGGTACTGGTCCATCACGCCCTCCAGGTCGCGGCCGCGCTCGACGACGTCGCGCTCGATGCGGCGCAGGATGCGGACGTCGGCGTCCGTCTCCACGTAGATGTGGAGGTCGAGCATCTCGTTGACGGCCTCGTCGTACAGCGCGAGGATACCCTCGAGGACGATGACGTCCGTGGGTTCGACGGTCACGCGCTCGTCCTTCCGGAGGTGTTCCTCGAAGTCGTACTGGGGCATCTCGACGGCCTGCCCGGAGAGCAGTTCGTTCAGGTGGTCGCGGAGCAACTCCCACTCGAACGCCGACGGGTGGTCGTAGTTCACCGACGCCCGCTCCTCGAAGTCCATGTGCGAGAGGTCCTCGTAGTAGTTGTCGAGCGGAACGAGGGTGGCGGCGTCGCCGACGGTGTCCGTGACTTCGTGAGCAACCGTCGTCTTCCCCGCGCCCGTCCCCCCGGCGATGCCGATAGCGAACGACGGGATGGTCATCGGTGGTAAAACGCGCCGGCGAGGTGTTGAATCCAGCGTTTCGGCCGCCGAGTCGAGGAGACTGAGTCCACGGTTGCTTTCCACTGACCTGCGGCCACCGCCCGCTGGGGCCACCCCGTCTGCTCGAGACTCGTCTGCGACGACAACCCGGCGTAGTGGCTCTACGACAACCCCGTGTAGTACGCCATTTTCCGGGATAGGCGTTTCGGGGACAGGCTTTAGCCCGAGTGTGTGGTACGTTGCCACATGACCCGTCTCGCGCTCAGGGACGTGATGTCCCGCGAGTACGTCGGCGTCAGCGAGTCGGACGGACTCCTCGACGCCGTCGAACTGATGCGAACCGAAGACACCAGTAGCGCCGTCGTCCTCCGGGGGAACACACCCGTTGGTGTCGTCACCTCGGAGGCGGTTCTCGACCTGCTGGTCGACGGTGGCGACCCCACTGCGTCGCCCGTCGAAGCCGCGATGGAGAACACGCCACCCGCGCTCTCGCCGGCGGCGTCAGTCGCCGAGGCGGCAGAGTTGATGGGGCGAACGGGCGACGGTCGCGTCCTGGTCGCCGACGACGACGGCATCCACGGCGTCGTGGAGGCTCACGACCTCACGTCGGCGGTGACCCAGCGCGACGGGCCAGCGGCGGAGGCGGGCCCAGGGGGAACTGCCACCCCGCCATCCGCCGACGCCAGCGGTGGCACGGCAACCGACGAGTACTCCGCACAGAGCATCTGCGAGGCGTGTGGCAGTCTCGCTCGGGAGCTCGCTAACGTCAACGGACAGTTGCTCTGCTCGGACTGCCGGTCGGTCTGACCGACCCGGGCGACGCCGCAGCGAGGACCCTCGGCGTCGACAGACGAAGAGCAGGTGGCGTCCGGAGCGCCCGGAGCGAGACGGGCTCTCGACCGGAGCGGACGCACACGGAATCACGTGTCTGCTCCGCTTCCCGTCAATTACTTCGGAGAATCGTGTACTAACCGGGATACATTTATACGGTTCGAGAGTAATCTTGGCCCATGTCATCAAGACTCAATCGGCGTGACGTGATTCGCGGCATCGGCGCGGCCGGCGTAGCCACCATCGCCGGATGTACGGACGGCAGCAGCGGCGGCGGCGGCACGACCACAGATTCGACGACAAACGGTGGAACGACGACCGGCACGACAGGTGACGGCGGCGCCAGCGCGTCCCGGACGCTCAAGCAGGGGGTGTTGCAGCCGACGACCGGCGGCCTCGCCGACCTGGGCGTCCCGATCAAGAACGCTGCCGTGCTTCCCCAGGTCGTCCTCGAGGGGCAGACCGACTTCGAACTCGACTTCTCCGTCCAGGACACCCAGACCAACCCGAACGCGGGACAGTCAGCCGCACAGACGCTCCGGAACGGCGGCTACCCCGCGGTCACCGGTGCGGCGTCCTCCGAAGTGACCATCGCGGTCGCGAAGAACGTCTTCATCCCGTCGGGCATGGTCGGCTGTTCGCCCGCAAGCACGTCGCCGGCCATCACCGACCTCCAGGACAACGGCCTCATCTTCCGGACGTGCCCGACGGACGCGCTCCAGGGCCAGGTGCTCGCGCAAGTCGCCACCCAGGAACACGACGCGTCGACGGCGGCGACGATGTACGTCAACAACTCCTACGGCCAGTTGCTCTCCGAGAGTTTCGTGTCGGCGTTCCAGGAGCGAGGCGGGTCGATAACCAACCAGGTGTCGTTCCAGAAGGCCCAGTCGTCGTACACCTCGCGCATCCAGCAAGCGCTCTCGGGCGACCCCGACACCATCATCGTCATCGGCTACCCGGAGAGCGGCATCCAACTGTTCAGTGACTTCTACAGTGACTTCAACTCGAACATCCCCATCCTCGTGACCGACGGCCTGCGCTCCCAGACGCTTCCGTCGGACGTCGGCAACCCACTCGACAACGTCACGGGCACTGCGCCGCTCGCGGCGGGCCCGGGCCGGGAGTACTTCGACGAACAGTTCCAGAACGAGTACGGCAGCAAACCCGGCGTGTTCACCGCGCAGGCCTTCGACGCCACTGCGGTCTGTCTCCTCGCGAACGCCGCCGCCGGCGAGAACTCCGGCAACGCCATCGCCGGGCAGATGCAGGCCGTCGCCAACCCGGGCGGCGAGGAGGTCACGCCGAGCACGCTCGCGGACGGCCTCTCGATGGCCGCGAGCGGGACCGAGATCCAGTACTCCGGCGCGTCCAGCGCGGTCGCGTTCGACGACAACGGCGACCTGAAAGCCGCGACCTACGAGCACTTCGGCTTCCAGCAGGGCGGCGGCATCGAGACCCTCGACGAGATCCAGTTCAGCGCGTAGGACCCCAGACGTCCTTTTCTATCGAACCGCCGAGAGCAGTCGAACTGGCGAGGGCGGGTCGCCAGTTACGCGGCGCTGACGGCGTGGTCGACTGAGTACGTGAGCGAGCCCAGCAATCGGTAGCGTCTCTGGAGGGTTCGGGCCTCGTCGTTGCAGTGGTGTTCGTCGCTGGTGTGATGGCGATGTTCCTCGCCGCTAGTCGTAGCCTCTGACAGTCGCTCTAGACGCCCGGGTGACGAGTCCCGCGCCAGCCGACCGGGTGACGACACCCGCACTAAACGACCGAGTGACGCGAACTCAACGCCGGGTCATCCGCCGAGGAACTCCCGCCTGACCGACTCGTCCGCGAGCAGCGTGTCGCCGTCGTCCATGTACCTGTTCTGGCCCTGCACGAGCACGTAGCCGCGGTCACAGCGCCGGAGCGCCTCCTTGGCGTTCTGCTCGACCATCAGCACCGACGTGCCGTCGTCGTTGATTCGGTCGATGCGGTCGAACATGTCCTCGACGAGGTCGGGCGCGAGGCCCGCCGAAGGCTCGTCGAGCATCAGCAGGTCGGGTTCGAGCATCAGCGCCCGCCCCATCGCGAGCATCTGTTGCTGGCCGCCGCTCATCGACCCCGCGGTCTGGTCCTCGCGCTCCTCCAGGATGGGGAACCGGTCGTACACCCGCCGGAGGCGGTCCTCGGGGACGCCGTCGAGGACGTACGCGCCCATCTCGAGGTTCTCGCGCACGGTCAGGCCCGCGAACACGTTGCCCGTCTGTGGGACGTACCCGATGCCCTCGTGGATGATGTGCTCGGGTGCGCGACCCTGTATCTCCGCGTCACCGAACGCGATGGACCCGCCCATGTACGTGGTCAACCCGAAGACGGACTTCATCACCGTCGACTTCCCGGCGCCGTTCGGGCCGACGATGGTGACGTACTCGCTGTCGCGCACGTCGAGGTCCACGCCGTCGAGTACCTGCAGGTCGTCGTAGCCGGCGTCGAGGTCGCGGACCGAGAGCAGGCCTGCTTCGTCGTCCGGGAGCGCCGCGTCCCGGGAGGCCTGTTGGCTCACACTTCACCCCCGAGATAGGCCTCGATGACGTCCTCGTTGTTCCGGATCTGTTCGGGCGGCCCCTCGTCGAGGACCCGCCCCTGGTGCATGACGATGACGTGGTCGCAGTTCTCCATGATGAGGTCCATGTCGTGTTCCACGAGCAGGAACGTCAACCCCTCCTGCTCGCGGAGTTCGTGGATTCGGTCGAGTAACTTCGCCTCCAGCGTCGGGTTCACACCCGCGAACGTCTCGTCGAGTAACAGCACCTCTGGGTCGGTCA encodes:
- a CDS encoding DUF5785 family protein encodes the protein MAEMEDRSGRDWVHDPDGEKGSEGGRNYGMAVLSKMVDEDEDFPLRKAEFVSEFGDWPVRLNHRKVVSVEDIFEHVTEEEFETKVAFHKATGDAMRGADLWEYHPGE
- a CDS encoding ABC transporter ATP-binding protein; protein product: MSQQASRDAALPDDEAGLLSVRDLDAGYDDLQVLDGVDLDVRDSEYVTIVGPNGAGKSTVMKSVFGLTTYMGGSIAFGDAEIQGRAPEHIIHEGIGYVPQTGNVFAGLTVRENLEMGAYVLDGVPEDRLRRVYDRFPILEEREDQTAGSMSGGQQQMLAMGRALMLEPDLLMLDEPSAGLAPDLVEDMFDRIDRINDDGTSVLMVEQNAKEALRRCDRGYVLVQGQNRYMDDGDTLLADESVRREFLGG
- the udk gene encoding uridine kinase is translated as MTIPSFAIGIAGGTGAGKTTVAHEVTDTVGDAATLVPLDNYYEDLSHMDFEERASVNYDHPSAFEWELLRDHLNELLSGQAVEMPQYDFEEHLRKDERVTVEPTDVIVLEGILALYDEAVNEMLDLHIYVETDADVRILRRIERDVVERGRDLEGVMDQYLSTVKPMHEQFIEPTKSDADIIIPEGANSVAVNLLEEKVQAESSEMAAWVAREDDEPLER
- a CDS encoding ABC transporter substrate-binding protein is translated as MSSRLNRRDVIRGIGAAGVATIAGCTDGSSGGGGTTTDSTTNGGTTTGTTGDGGASASRTLKQGVLQPTTGGLADLGVPIKNAAVLPQVVLEGQTDFELDFSVQDTQTNPNAGQSAAQTLRNGGYPAVTGAASSEVTIAVAKNVFIPSGMVGCSPASTSPAITDLQDNGLIFRTCPTDALQGQVLAQVATQEHDASTAATMYVNNSYGQLLSESFVSAFQERGGSITNQVSFQKAQSSYTSRIQQALSGDPDTIIVIGYPESGIQLFSDFYSDFNSNIPILVTDGLRSQTLPSDVGNPLDNVTGTAPLAAGPGREYFDEQFQNEYGSKPGVFTAQAFDATAVCLLANAAAGENSGNAIAGQMQAVANPGGEEVTPSTLADGLSMAASGTEIQYSGASSAVAFDDNGDLKAATYEHFGFQQGGGIETLDEIQFSA
- a CDS encoding CBS domain-containing protein; this translates as MTRLALRDVMSREYVGVSESDGLLDAVELMRTEDTSSAVVLRGNTPVGVVTSEAVLDLLVDGGDPTASPVEAAMENTPPALSPAASVAEAAELMGRTGDGRVLVADDDGIHGVVEAHDLTSAVTQRDGPAAEAGPGGTATPPSADASGGTATDEYSAQSICEACGSLARELANVNGQLLCSDCRSV